One genomic segment of Ancylobacter sp. IITR112 includes these proteins:
- a CDS encoding Z1 domain-containing protein — translation MKQILSSLEGMTSMYMASQTGPHTAQSIREIIAQLRVMPMFKGQVEDNDAEELARLIEEKYGISMGFGAIVDAEDFRPWLHDARINGEIRDFYWGRYRKLLNLKGLPKSVIDATDEVTDRVLDRLGDPRNLSRWSRRGMVVGHVQSGKTANYTGLICKAADAGYRLIVVIAGIHNNLRNQTQARIDEGFIGRDTGRLAHANKAQRQKIIGVGQFDQREFPVSLTNTLRDFNKATATTNTSQIGQYNVPVVLVIKKNSSTLKNLLEWLKEHSVHQGTQMVSQPMLLIDDEADNASINTAYARDEVTRINGQIRELLSLFHRSCYVGYTATPFANIFIDPDTDDETLNQDLFPRHFIIGLDAPSNYFGAQKVFLDARERHVRLIDDNEDILPMKHKIDHPVDVLPESLIRAVRAFIVARAIRNARGQQAAHASMLINASRFTDVQGRLRSRVADVIDRIRAAVAVDGSKGKAALRNPEIAALHAVWESEFAEAKGADWPTAQARLHEVLVAARVVEVNASKRSQPLDYDQAGEHGVTVIAVGGFSLSRGLTLEGLTISYFLRNSMMYDTLMQMGRWFGYRPGYEDLCRIWILADGVGWYAHIHEAMDDLQTQLKRMELAKATPEQFGLAVRSHPESLIVTARNKMGTGREFPMKVGLAGKLVETTRIRTDREQLDRNRQAGEALAAAVKASGLPPQHPSRGTLFSGVSVDLIRDFLRAFRADASDPLTDPRLMSDYIDARADTELREWDVLFASAQKAHATSANLSRIDMRAFGRSVGEPDLRQGVLAISGTSRRVGSPGDERVGLTKEQIDAATNAFREERIRDGKPVPETLPPRIFCEVKGRRPLIIVRFVEPVVPAELKAKSPDLVLAWSICFPPSEVQGGTVEYIVNTIRMREMFGEEEIEEEALGDTD, via the coding sequence GTGAAGCAGATCCTGAGCAGCCTCGAGGGCATGACGTCCATGTACATGGCGTCGCAGACCGGCCCCCATACGGCCCAGTCGATCCGGGAGATCATCGCCCAGCTGCGTGTCATGCCGATGTTCAAGGGGCAGGTCGAAGATAATGACGCAGAGGAACTCGCACGCCTGATCGAGGAGAAATACGGCATCAGTATGGGCTTCGGCGCCATCGTCGATGCTGAGGACTTCCGCCCCTGGCTGCATGACGCCCGGATCAACGGCGAGATCAGAGACTTCTACTGGGGCAGGTACCGCAAGCTCCTGAACCTGAAAGGACTGCCGAAATCGGTGATCGACGCGACGGACGAGGTGACGGATCGTGTGCTGGATCGTCTGGGCGATCCGCGCAATCTGAGCCGCTGGAGCCGCCGCGGCATGGTCGTGGGCCATGTGCAAAGCGGCAAGACGGCTAACTACACCGGATTGATCTGCAAGGCTGCGGATGCGGGTTATCGCCTGATCGTCGTGATTGCGGGCATCCACAACAACCTGCGCAACCAGACCCAAGCCCGCATCGACGAGGGCTTCATCGGCCGGGATACTGGGCGGTTGGCCCATGCCAACAAGGCGCAACGCCAGAAGATCATCGGTGTCGGCCAGTTCGATCAGCGCGAGTTTCCGGTCTCCCTTACCAACACGCTGCGCGACTTCAACAAGGCCACGGCCACCACGAACACCAGTCAGATCGGGCAATACAACGTGCCCGTAGTTCTGGTGATCAAGAAGAATTCTAGCACGTTGAAGAACCTTCTGGAATGGCTGAAGGAACATTCCGTCCACCAAGGCACGCAGATGGTCAGCCAGCCCATGCTGCTGATCGACGACGAGGCCGACAATGCCTCGATCAACACGGCTTATGCGCGTGATGAAGTGACCCGCATCAATGGCCAGATCCGCGAGCTGCTCTCGCTGTTCCACCGTAGTTGCTACGTCGGCTACACGGCCACGCCGTTCGCCAACATCTTCATCGATCCGGATACCGACGACGAGACGCTGAATCAGGATCTTTTCCCGCGGCATTTCATCATCGGGCTCGACGCGCCGTCGAACTATTTCGGTGCGCAGAAGGTGTTCCTCGATGCCCGCGAACGGCATGTCCGCCTGATCGACGATAACGAGGACATCCTTCCGATGAAGCACAAGATCGACCATCCGGTCGATGTGCTGCCGGAAAGCCTCATCCGTGCCGTGCGCGCATTCATCGTCGCGCGGGCCATCCGGAATGCCCGGGGCCAGCAGGCTGCGCATGCTTCGATGCTGATCAACGCCTCACGCTTCACTGATGTGCAGGGGCGGTTGCGGTCTCGGGTGGCTGATGTGATCGACAGGATACGGGCGGCGGTCGCGGTCGATGGGTCCAAGGGCAAGGCGGCGCTGCGCAACCCAGAGATTGCGGCCCTGCATGCGGTCTGGGAGTCCGAGTTTGCCGAGGCAAAGGGCGCGGACTGGCCCACCGCCCAGGCTCGCCTGCATGAGGTTCTGGTTGCCGCGCGGGTTGTCGAGGTCAACGCATCAAAGCGGTCGCAGCCGCTCGACTATGACCAGGCCGGTGAACATGGCGTGACGGTGATTGCCGTCGGCGGGTTCTCCCTCTCGCGCGGGCTGACGCTGGAAGGGCTGACTATCAGCTACTTCCTGCGGAACTCCATGATGTATGACACCCTGATGCAGATGGGCCGGTGGTTCGGCTACAGGCCCGGGTACGAGGACCTATGCCGGATCTGGATCCTCGCCGATGGTGTTGGCTGGTATGCCCATATTCACGAGGCAATGGACGACCTGCAGACCCAGCTGAAGCGCATGGAACTGGCCAAGGCCACGCCCGAGCAGTTCGGTCTGGCCGTCCGCAGCCATCCGGAATCGCTGATCGTGACGGCGCGGAACAAGATGGGCACCGGGCGCGAGTTCCCGATGAAGGTCGGCCTCGCAGGCAAGCTGGTCGAAACGACACGCATCCGCACGGACCGCGAACAGCTGGACCGCAACCGACAGGCCGGGGAGGCGTTGGCGGCAGCAGTCAAGGCCAGTGGTCTGCCGCCGCAACACCCTTCCCGCGGAACCCTCTTTAGTGGCGTCTCGGTCGATCTGATCCGCGATTTCCTGCGTGCCTTCCGCGCCGATGCCTCTGATCCGCTCACCGATCCGAGGCTGATGTCGGACTACATCGACGCGCGCGCCGACACCGAGCTCAGGGAATGGGACGTGCTCTTCGCCAGCGCACAAAAGGCACACGCGACATCCGCCAACCTGTCCCGGATCGACATGCGGGCTTTCGGTCGATCGGTAGGTGAGCCGGATCTGCGCCAGGGTGTCCTCGCAATCAGTGGCACCAGCAGACGTGTCGGGTCGCCCGGCGACGAGCGTGTCGGGCTGACCAAGGAACAGATCGATGCGGCCACCAATGCCTTTCGCGAAGAACGGATTCGGGACGGAAAGCCCGTTCCGGAAACCCTTCCGCCCCGCATCTTCTGCGAGGTCAAGGGGCGCCGCCCGTTGATCATCGTCCGGTTCGTCGAACCCGTGGTTCCCGCAGAGCTGAAGGCGAAATCGCCAGATCTAGTCTTGGCATGGAGCATCTGCTTCCCGCCGTCCGAGGTTCAGGGCGGCACCGTGGAATACATCGTCAACACCATCCGGATGCGCGAGATGTTCGGCGAGGAAGAGATCGAGGAGGAGGCGCTCGGTGATACAGACTGA
- a CDS encoding PD-(D/E)XK motif protein: MIQTDTPWSGLEAGKVDTRRVLASARWNWFWAVMPRADVALVLQLADLPKPTPDLPTLRNLEIRFQTLPGGPILYIRLKDSAQLELFETLCRDVMAAGELAETEAEALERAIGRTFRWHYLLRGGKLEVLSEESQKGLIGEIEVLKLLMPTLGAKPTLTAWTGPSGAPKDFELKADCIEVKARRGASQPFVKITNEFQLADVPDRRLWLAVLAVDKVQPPHGRTLTEYVSEVTELLEQTEPSAIMDWDLHLADAGFDILHDYSTWRWIVSSPDFYAVTKDFPRLAAPVPLGRSSVSYALALSACTPFRTDWGAVREKLNEAEQP, translated from the coding sequence GTGATACAGACTGACACGCCGTGGTCCGGCCTCGAGGCGGGGAAAGTGGACACGCGCCGGGTTTTGGCGTCGGCACGTTGGAACTGGTTCTGGGCGGTCATGCCGCGCGCCGATGTCGCGCTCGTGCTTCAACTGGCCGACCTGCCGAAACCGACCCCGGACCTGCCAACGCTCCGTAACCTCGAAATACGGTTCCAGACTTTGCCCGGTGGACCGATCCTGTACATCCGGCTCAAGGACAGCGCGCAACTCGAACTGTTCGAGACCCTCTGCCGCGATGTGATGGCGGCTGGCGAGCTTGCCGAAACGGAGGCCGAGGCTCTCGAACGCGCTATCGGCCGCACTTTCCGCTGGCACTATCTGCTGCGTGGCGGAAAGCTCGAGGTCTTGTCGGAAGAATCCCAGAAGGGTTTGATCGGCGAGATCGAGGTGCTGAAGCTCCTAATGCCGACGCTTGGTGCCAAGCCGACGTTGACCGCCTGGACGGGCCCTTCCGGCGCACCAAAGGATTTCGAACTGAAGGCCGACTGCATCGAGGTCAAGGCAAGGCGCGGGGCCTCGCAGCCCTTCGTGAAGATCACGAACGAGTTCCAACTGGCTGATGTGCCGGATCGGCGCCTTTGGCTGGCGGTGCTGGCCGTCGACAAGGTGCAGCCGCCGCACGGGCGCACTCTGACCGAGTATGTGTCGGAAGTCACAGAGCTTCTGGAACAGACCGAGCCTTCGGCAATCATGGACTGGGATCTGCACTTGGCCGACGCCGGATTTGACATCCTTCACGACTATTCGACTTGGCGCTGGATCGTGTCGTCCCCCGACTTCTATGCGGTGACCAAGGACTTCCCGCGGCTCGCCGCACCCGTGCCACTCGGACGGTCCTCGGTTTCCTATGCTCTCGCACTTTCTGCCTGCACCCCATTCCGGACGGATTGGGGCGCGGTGCGGGAAAAGCTGAACGAAGCAGAACAGCCATGA
- a CDS encoding DUF3363 domain-containing protein, with protein MASLPRDSGGWQSGSSGRFRSRRVVVKARVVRLAGREKGGRGPKMRGAVSVNAVVAHLRYLERDGVTRDGEKGHAYSALGDEVGARAFVERSGEDRHQFRFIVAPEDAAELGDLKRFTRDLMRHMENDLGTKLDWIAVDHHNTGHPHSHILIRGVLDDGRILNIAGDYIAHGIRHRASELMTLELGPQTEVELQNKLRHEVDANRLTRLDRMMIAEQREHGILDLRLDAGESYLVRTNRHVLIDRVKRLENFGIAEEIEPGRWSIAERAESTLRAMGEREDILRTMHRALADHGLTEERGAEQYVTHGNRISHALIGRVLDKGLAGDEMGERFYLVIDGVDGRTHHVETSDASRLEDIRRGHIVALDPLPTKSDPRPADLNIATMAEANSGIYRPSEHLELARPAIEQQRGDPDAFIRAHIRRLEALRRAGHVERIDADHWKIPDDLPERGIAHDARSQRNDFAVRTLSAVELDQQVASDGATWLDQELASRQRTELSDAGFGGEVSAALERRRQSLVDQGHAVRLENGNVRAPRDILARLEAIEVDRVGRAMATERGLAYTPSQSGEYVSGRLAGSVNLVSGRFAMIDDGLGFQLVPWQPVLEKQIGRHISGVSRDGGVEWSLGRNRGLGL; from the coding sequence ATGGCGTCGTTGCCGCGTGACAGTGGTGGGTGGCAGAGCGGTTCGTCCGGCCGGTTCCGTTCTCGCCGCGTTGTGGTCAAGGCGCGGGTGGTGAGGCTTGCCGGGAGGGAGAAGGGTGGACGCGGCCCGAAGATGCGCGGTGCGGTGTCGGTCAACGCGGTCGTTGCGCATCTGCGCTACCTCGAACGTGACGGCGTGACCCGCGACGGCGAGAAGGGCCATGCCTATTCAGCGCTCGGTGATGAGGTCGGCGCTAGGGCCTTTGTGGAGCGGAGTGGTGAGGACCGCCACCAGTTCCGCTTCATCGTCGCGCCAGAGGATGCCGCCGAGCTCGGCGACCTGAAGCGCTTCACGCGTGACCTGATGCGGCACATGGAGAATGACCTCGGGACGAAGCTCGACTGGATCGCTGTCGATCATCACAACACCGGCCATCCCCACAGCCACATCCTCATACGTGGCGTGCTGGATGATGGACGCATCCTCAACATCGCCGGTGACTACATCGCCCATGGCATCCGCCATCGGGCGAGCGAGCTGATGACGCTGGAACTGGGTCCGCAAACCGAGGTCGAGTTGCAGAACAAGCTGCGCCACGAGGTGGACGCGAATCGCCTCACCCGGCTCGACCGGATGATGATCGCCGAGCAGCGTGAACACGGCATCCTTGATCTGCGGCTGGACGCCGGCGAGAGCTATCTCGTGCGCACCAACCGGCATGTTCTCATCGACCGGGTGAAGCGGCTGGAGAACTTCGGCATCGCCGAGGAGATCGAGCCGGGACGCTGGAGCATTGCCGAGCGAGCGGAGAGCACGCTCCGGGCGATGGGCGAGCGCGAGGACATCCTGCGCACCATGCACCGCGCGCTGGCCGATCACGGCCTCACCGAGGAGCGCGGTGCCGAACAGTATGTCACCCATGGCAACCGTATCTCCCATGCCCTTATCGGACGCGTGCTCGACAAGGGATTGGCTGGCGATGAGATGGGCGAGCGGTTCTATCTGGTCATCGATGGGGTGGATGGACGCACCCATCATGTCGAGACCAGCGACGCTTCCCGGCTGGAGGACATCAGGCGCGGCCACATCGTCGCGCTGGACCCGCTGCCGACAAAGTCCGACCCACGTCCGGCAGACCTCAACATCGCCACCATGGCTGAGGCGAACAGTGGCATTTACCGACCCAGCGAGCATCTGGAGCTGGCCCGCCCGGCGATCGAGCAGCAGAGGGGCGATCCGGATGCCTTCATCCGTGCCCATATACGCCGGCTGGAAGCCCTGCGCCGCGCCGGCCATGTCGAGCGCATCGATGCCGATCACTGGAAGATCCCGGACGATCTTCCAGAGCGCGGCATCGCCCATGACGCACGCTCCCAAAGGAACGACTTCGCGGTCCGCACGCTCTCTGCCGTCGAACTCGACCAGCAGGTCGCCAGCGATGGCGCCACCTGGCTCGACCAGGAACTGGCGTCGCGCCAGCGCACCGAATTGTCCGACGCCGGCTTTGGTGGCGAAGTCAGCGCGGCACTGGAGCGCCGCCGCCAGAGCCTTGTCGATCAGGGGCATGCCGTTCGACTGGAGAACGGCAACGTCCGCGCGCCACGTGACATCCTCGCCCGCCTTGAGGCCATCGAAGTGGACCGCGTCGGTCGTGCCATGGCGACGGAACGCGGTCTTGCCTACACCCCGAGCCAGTCGGGCGAGTATGTCTCCGGCCGGCTCGCCGGATCGGTCAATCTGGTCAGCGGGCGTTTCGCCATGATCGACGACGGCCTCGGCTTCCAGCTCGTGCCATGGCAGCCTGTGCTGG
- a CDS encoding IS3 family transposase (programmed frameshift), producing MRKSRFSEEQIIGILKEHQAGIPVVDLCRKHGISDATFYTWRTKYGGMEVSDARNLKALEEENRKLKKLLAESMLDVATLREALGKKLLTPSSRRKVVTWAIEEKGYSQRRACGLIGIEPKTYRYASTRGDDTALRQRLRELASLRRRFGYRRLLILLRREGKEINHKKLFRLYREERLSVRRRGGRKRALGTRAPMTLPQAPNQRWSLDFVSDVLADGRRFRVLVIVDDFTRECLALVADTSLSSHRVVRELDAIIQRRGKPLMVVSDNGTELTSHAVLRWQQDTGVEWHYIAPGKPVQNAFVESLNGRFRDECLNEHLFQGLPMARRIIEAWRIDYNGHRPHTSLGGLTPNEFAARSRQDHNQNGFWL from the exons ATGCGCAAGAGCCGGTTCAGCGAGGAACAGATCATCGGGATCCTGAAGGAGCACCAGGCCGGAATCCCGGTCGTGGACCTCTGCCGGAAGCACGGGATCAGCGACGCGACCTTCTACACGTGGCGCACGAAGTACGGCGGGATGGAGGTGTCCGACGCCCGCAACCTTAAGGCGCTCGAGGAGGAAAACCGGAAGCTGAAGAAGCTTCTGGCCGAGTCGATGCTCGACGTAGCCACTCTCCGCGAGGCTCTTGGAA AAAAACTTCTGACGCCCAGTTCCCGGAGGAAGGTCGTGACCTGGGCGATCGAGGAGAAGGGCTACTCGCAGCGGCGTGCGTGCGGCCTCATCGGCATCGAGCCGAAGACCTATCGCTACGCCTCGACGCGAGGCGACGATACCGCGCTCCGCCAGCGCCTTCGTGAGCTGGCGAGCTTGCGTCGGCGGTTCGGCTATCGGCGTCTGCTGATCCTGCTTCGGCGAGAGGGCAAGGAGATCAACCACAAGAAGCTCTTCAGGCTCTACCGCGAGGAGCGGCTGTCGGTGCGCCGTCGCGGCGGACGCAAGCGAGCGCTTGGCACGCGAGCGCCGATGACCTTGCCGCAGGCACCCAACCAGCGATGGAGCCTGGACTTCGTCTCCGATGTGCTCGCGGACGGACGCCGGTTCCGCGTGCTGGTGATCGTCGACGACTTCACCCGGGAGTGCCTGGCGCTCGTGGCCGACACGTCGCTGTCGAGCCACCGGGTCGTACGGGAGCTGGACGCCATCATCCAACGTCGTGGCAAGCCGCTCATGGTCGTCAGCGACAACGGCACCGAACTGACCTCGCACGCGGTCCTGCGTTGGCAGCAGGACACAGGTGTCGAGTGGCACTACATCGCTCCCGGCAAGCCGGTTCAGAACGCCTTCGTCGAGAGCCTGAACGGCCGCTTCCGCGACGAATGTCTGAACGAGCACCTGTTCCAGGGCTTGCCGATGGCACGTCGGATCATCGAAGCTTGGCGGATCGACTACAACGGCCACCGGCCTCACACGAGCCTCGGCGGCCTTACCCCAAACGAGTTCGCAGCCCGGTCCAGGCAGGACCACAACCAGAACGGATTCTGGTTATGA
- a CDS encoding ATP-binding protein produces the protein MQEIVVSRRADATPHATALIEGLRDIGYSLETAISDIIDNSITAGAHRIHIVTETYSDEPYIAIIDDGEGMSEEELIAAMRPGSRNPLATRDEPDLGRFGLGLKSASFSQCRRLTVVSRRSGRTSAAIWDLDDVAERNEWAVQLPDHFDLIPSIDTLGEKGTLVLWQKLDRLTDGYSHNAAKRAEVINQRIAETERHLRLVFHRFMEDAKPLRILLNARLLRPLDPFARKNPATISDPEEKLTLLRGDVEIQSFTIPHHKQMSKTDWEDTGGPEGHLKSQGFYLYRGKRLILHGTWFGLCRQSELTKLSRVRVDIPNSMDADWKIDVKKSSAQLPAVVRDRLKRVIERILAGSKRTYSKRGQKLVDHERLPIWHRIQADGQIRYRPNIEHPAFADFAESLPPDLRRGFVNCIALVGASLPIETLHADMAGTAEQIVPDRVDEDTLTQAVKATLHVLLGARKSIQEIKSLMKDVDPFRSAWEDTERIIAATIETKEDK, from the coding sequence ATGCAAGAAATTGTTGTTTCAAGACGGGCAGATGCCACTCCTCACGCCACAGCATTGATCGAGGGGCTGAGGGACATCGGCTATTCGCTCGAAACGGCCATTTCGGACATCATCGACAATTCGATTACCGCGGGCGCACATCGGATCCATATCGTCACCGAGACCTATTCCGATGAGCCCTACATTGCGATCATCGACGATGGCGAGGGGATGTCCGAGGAAGAACTGATCGCCGCAATGCGACCCGGGAGCAGGAACCCGCTGGCCACGCGTGATGAACCGGACCTCGGTCGGTTCGGCCTCGGCCTCAAGAGCGCCAGCTTCTCCCAGTGCCGTCGGCTCACGGTCGTGTCTCGTCGTTCAGGGCGAACCAGTGCAGCTATTTGGGATCTGGATGATGTGGCCGAGCGAAACGAGTGGGCAGTGCAATTGCCCGATCATTTCGACCTCATCCCGAGCATCGACACGTTGGGGGAGAAAGGCACACTCGTCCTCTGGCAGAAGCTCGACCGACTTACCGACGGCTACTCCCACAATGCCGCCAAGCGCGCGGAAGTCATCAACCAGAGGATCGCGGAAACAGAGCGACATCTGCGCCTCGTGTTTCATCGATTCATGGAGGATGCCAAGCCGTTGCGAATTCTCCTGAACGCTCGGCTACTTCGCCCCCTTGATCCGTTCGCTCGAAAGAACCCCGCCACGATTTCAGACCCGGAAGAAAAACTGACGCTGCTCAGAGGCGATGTGGAGATACAAAGCTTCACGATTCCCCATCACAAGCAGATGTCCAAGACGGACTGGGAGGACACCGGCGGGCCGGAAGGTCATCTGAAATCGCAGGGCTTCTATCTCTATCGCGGCAAGCGCCTGATCCTGCACGGCACTTGGTTCGGTCTGTGTCGCCAATCGGAACTCACAAAGCTGTCCCGTGTCAGGGTCGACATTCCCAATAGCATGGACGCGGACTGGAAGATCGACGTCAAGAAATCCTCGGCACAGCTTCCGGCAGTCGTGCGCGATCGTCTGAAAAGAGTCATCGAGCGCATCCTCGCCGGTTCGAAACGCACCTACAGCAAGCGGGGCCAGAAGCTCGTCGATCATGAACGTCTTCCCATTTGGCACCGGATTCAGGCAGACGGGCAGATACGCTACCGCCCAAACATCGAACATCCCGCGTTTGCCGATTTCGCCGAAAGCCTGCCGCCGGACCTCAGGCGCGGCTTCGTCAACTGCATTGCTTTGGTCGGGGCGTCATTGCCCATCGAAACGTTGCATGCCGACATGGCAGGCACGGCCGAGCAGATCGTCCCGGATCGGGTGGACGAAGACACGCTTACCCAAGCCGTGAAGGCAACCCTCCACGTCCTATTGGGCGCGCGCAAGAGCATCCAGGAAATCAAGTCGCTGATGAAGGATGTTGATCCGTTCAGATCGGCCTGGGAAGATACGGAGCGCATTATTGCGGCGACGATCGAGACGAAGGAAGACAAGTGA
- a CDS encoding AIPR family protein, translating into MSELYEYHQNLMADIRREADASGVFPVEAFFDRMTERLTEAGELEVADRAYYQSGEGAQRLRIDGYAGDPRDSDGVLGLIICDFADNDTVQTFGKGDVPPILNPLIRFLKKAKTEEFRESLNEANPAFQVSDLIITTWSQVTKVKLILISNRQYIGRDDTVKLADIGEVPITWSVWDLARFERFDRSGHAREDMVIDFAKDFGAPLPALKASQSGAALESYLLIVPGEQLAAIYDKWGARLLEANVRSFLQARAKTNKGIQKTVKEEPELFFPYNNGLSATADAVSCVRTDEGLAISAISNLQIVNGAQTTGSIHAGLKSAKEQLPKVFVQMKLTVVSPDGSEDIVPKISEYANTQNKVNAADFFSNHPFHIRMEQFSRNVLFPARAGERHDTKWFYERSRGQFINARAKLKPAQLKKFDLEFPKAQLFSKTDLAKFEFSAVGQPHTVSRGAQKNFAEFAKDIGEAWSRSDVRYDELWYKRLISKAIVFRWLETEVPKQPWYEGGYRANIVTYAMAKVFHDANGEKQVLDLDAIWRRQSVPDALQRALLLAAAEAHDVITHPPAGVRNMSEWAKQQACWNGTKGRTLNYDDDFETCLTLVDTAKAAKRDEKAKKAMTEGINAQSEVVTLGNEFWKEVLAWGRERKRLTPKDMQILEVCASMPRRIPSELQARHALDALGRMRDQGLAI; encoded by the coding sequence ATGAGCGAACTCTACGAATATCACCAGAACCTGATGGCCGATATCCGCCGCGAAGCGGACGCCAGCGGCGTCTTCCCCGTGGAGGCATTCTTCGACCGGATGACCGAGCGGTTGACCGAGGCCGGGGAACTGGAAGTCGCTGATCGCGCATATTACCAAAGCGGTGAAGGTGCTCAGAGACTGCGGATTGACGGCTATGCGGGTGACCCGCGCGATAGCGACGGTGTGCTGGGGCTGATCATCTGCGACTTTGCCGACAACGACACCGTCCAGACCTTTGGCAAGGGAGATGTGCCCCCGATCCTTAACCCGCTGATCCGTTTTCTGAAGAAGGCGAAGACCGAGGAGTTTCGGGAATCGCTGAACGAGGCCAACCCCGCCTTTCAGGTCTCGGACTTGATCATCACGACTTGGTCGCAGGTCACAAAGGTCAAATTGATCCTCATTTCCAACCGGCAGTACATCGGCCGCGACGATACGGTGAAATTGGCGGACATCGGTGAGGTGCCGATTACGTGGTCGGTTTGGGATCTGGCACGTTTCGAGAGGTTCGACCGCTCGGGACATGCTCGCGAGGACATGGTCATCGACTTTGCCAAGGATTTCGGGGCGCCCCTTCCGGCACTCAAGGCGTCACAATCTGGTGCTGCCCTCGAAAGCTACCTGCTGATCGTTCCTGGGGAGCAATTGGCTGCGATTTATGACAAATGGGGTGCCCGGCTTCTCGAAGCCAATGTCCGGTCTTTCCTTCAGGCGAGGGCCAAGACCAACAAGGGCATCCAGAAGACCGTCAAGGAGGAACCTGAGCTCTTCTTTCCTTACAACAACGGGCTGTCCGCCACCGCTGATGCCGTGTCATGCGTGCGGACGGATGAAGGTCTTGCCATTTCCGCTATCAGCAATCTGCAGATTGTCAATGGCGCCCAGACAACCGGGTCAATCCACGCCGGGCTGAAGTCCGCAAAGGAACAGCTCCCGAAAGTATTCGTGCAGATGAAATTGACCGTCGTTTCCCCCGACGGGTCTGAGGACATCGTGCCAAAGATCTCGGAGTACGCGAACACCCAGAACAAGGTGAACGCTGCCGATTTCTTCTCGAACCATCCTTTCCACATACGGATGGAGCAATTCTCGCGCAACGTCCTCTTCCCGGCGCGTGCTGGCGAGCGTCACGACACGAAATGGTTCTACGAGCGTTCGCGCGGGCAGTTCATCAATGCCCGCGCCAAGCTAAAACCAGCCCAGCTGAAGAAGTTCGATCTTGAGTTCCCGAAAGCGCAGCTCTTCAGCAAGACCGATCTCGCCAAGTTCGAATTTTCGGCAGTCGGCCAGCCGCACACCGTTTCGCGTGGCGCGCAGAAGAACTTCGCGGAATTCGCCAAGGACATCGGCGAAGCATGGTCCAGGAGCGACGTCCGGTATGACGAGCTCTGGTACAAGCGGCTGATCTCAAAGGCGATCGTGTTTCGCTGGCTCGAGACCGAGGTTCCAAAGCAGCCGTGGTACGAGGGTGGCTATCGCGCCAATATCGTCACCTACGCCATGGCCAAGGTGTTCCACGATGCCAATGGCGAGAAGCAGGTCCTCGACTTGGACGCGATCTGGCGGCGGCAGTCTGTTCCCGATGCCCTCCAGCGAGCGCTACTTCTGGCAGCCGCGGAGGCACACGACGTCATCACCCACCCTCCGGCCGGTGTCCGCAACATGTCGGAATGGGCGAAGCAGCAGGCCTGCTGGAACGGGACGAAAGGTCGAACGCTGAACTATGACGATGACTTCGAGACCTGCCTGACCCTCGTGGATACCGCCAAGGCGGCAAAGCGCGACGAGAAGGCAAAGAAGGCAATGACAGAGGGCATCAATGCCCAATCAGAGGTTGTGACTTTGGGCAACGAGTTCTGGAAAGAGGTCTTGGCTTGGGGGCGCGAACGGAAACGTCTCACGCCTAAGGACATGCAGATCCTCGAAGTCTGCGCATCTATGCCGCGCCGAATTCCCTCTGAACTGCAAGCCCGCCATGCCCTCGATGCTCTCGGGCGCATGAGAGATCAAGGTCTGGCGATTTAG
- a CDS encoding multiprotein-bridging factor 1 family protein — translation MSTQDEETGPELITTRQVKAARALLDWSQADLARAADVSEPTLARLEAEDGTLGGRRRTNDKLRSALERAGIEFISESDGGIGVRFRKPSTSN, via the coding sequence GTGTCAACTCAGGATGAAGAAACGGGACCTGAGCTCATCACGACGCGACAAGTGAAAGCGGCCCGAGCGCTGTTGGATTGGTCGCAGGCCGACTTGGCGAGAGCGGCAGATGTGTCCGAACCGACGCTCGCACGATTGGAAGCTGAAGACGGGACATTAGGCGGACGTCGAAGGACGAACGACAAGCTCCGCAGCGCCCTGGAGCGCGCCGGCATTGAGTTCATTTCCGAGTCCGACGGCGGGATAGGTGTCCGCTTTCGTAAGCCGTCAACGTCAAACTGA